The DNA region TAGAGCGGTTCGCAGCTGGATTGCATCTGAATAGAATATCAGTGGATTGGGGGATCACATTTCAAGGAGGTGTGTGATGCGACCCCTTTCCATCGATCTTCGAGAGCGGATTGTGGCGGCGGTTGAAGCGTGTGAACATACGCTTTGCGAGTTGGCGGAACTTTTCGCCGTCAACGTTTCGACGATTGTCCGTCTCCTCCAGCGTTATCGGAGGACCGGGTCGGTCCAACCCAAGCCCCACGCCGGCGGAACGCCGCCCAAACTGGACGCCAAATCCGTCGCTCGCCTTCTCGAACTGGTGCGGCAACAACCCGATGCGACGCTCGCGGAGTTGCGAGATCGGCTGGGCGTCGATTGTAGCGTGATGACGATCTTTCGCGTTTTGAAGCGACATCGGATCACTCGCAAGAAGAAAACCAACCGTGCCGAGGAACGAGATACTCCCCGGGTGCAAAAGCAACGGCGTGCGTTTCGCAAGAAAATGGCAACCGTGGCTTCGGATCACTTGGTTTTCGTCGACGAAACCGGCGCCACCACGGCGATGGGACGAACGTACGGTCGAGCTTCGATCGGCGAACGAGTGCAGGCGACGGCCCCCGGTGCGTGGAAGAATGTCACGCTGATCTCGGGCTTGCGGAGTTCCGGCGTGGTGGCGCCCATGGCCTTGCCGGGCGCGACGGATCGACCAGCATTCGAGACCTATGTCGAGCATGTTTTGGCGCCGGAACTTCGAGCGGGCGACGTAGTCGTGTGGGATAACCTGTCGCCACACAAAAGCGCATCGGCCATCGCCGCCATTGAAGCGGCGGGAGCACGGGTGGAACCATTGCCCGTCTATAGCCCTGACCTGTCACCGATCGAGGAGATGTTCTCCAAGATCAAGGAAGGATTGCGATCCATCGCCGCTCGGTCGATTCAGGGAGTTATTCAAGCAATGGGGACAGCCTTGAACAACGTTACCCAACACGACATCCTCGGCTGGTTCCATGACCGTTGTGAATACGCAATGCACTCGTGAACCGCTCTATGAACCGCTCTAAACCAACGAGGATGCGAGTGACGCCTCGATGCCAGTCCTTGGCCCAATCGCTTCCAGGATTCCTCATGCACGGAGCGAAGTCTTGAAATCTCTTGATCGGCCCGG from Verrucomicrobiota bacterium includes:
- a CDS encoding IS630 family transposase, whose protein sequence is MRPLSIDLRERIVAAVEACEHTLCELAELFAVNVSTIVRLLQRYRRTGSVQPKPHAGGTPPKLDAKSVARLLELVRQQPDATLAELRDRLGVDCSVMTIFRVLKRHRITRKKKTNRAEERDTPRVQKQRRAFRKKMATVASDHLVFVDETGATTAMGRTYGRASIGERVQATAPGAWKNVTLISGLRSSGVVAPMALPGATDRPAFETYVEHVLAPELRAGDVVVWDNLSPHKSASAIAAIEAAGARVEPLPVYSPDLSPIEEMFSKIKEGLRSIAARSIQGVIQAMGTALNNVTQHDILGWFHDRCEYAMHS